One part of the Streptomyces lienomycini genome encodes these proteins:
- a CDS encoding carboxymuconolactone decarboxylase family protein, with product MDTRFNLFENEFAARFAKRFAGAGMLVNQSALPKATQELVSLRASQINGCGHCIDMHTKEAAAAGESAVRLHLLAAWRESTVFTEAEQAALALAEEGTRLADAHEGVSDETWALVRKHYDDDQVAALVCLVALINAANRLAVITHQKGGSYEVGRFAAVSG from the coding sequence ATGGACACCCGATTCAATCTGTTCGAGAACGAGTTCGCCGCCAGGTTCGCGAAGCGGTTCGCGGGCGCCGGGATGCTGGTGAACCAGTCGGCGCTGCCGAAGGCCACGCAGGAGCTGGTGTCGCTGCGGGCCAGCCAGATCAACGGCTGCGGCCACTGCATCGACATGCACACCAAGGAGGCCGCGGCCGCCGGGGAGAGCGCGGTCCGGCTGCACCTGCTCGCCGCCTGGCGCGAGTCCACGGTCTTCACCGAGGCCGAGCAGGCGGCGCTGGCCCTCGCCGAGGAGGGCACCCGGCTCGCCGACGCGCACGAGGGCGTGTCCGACGAGACGTGGGCGCTGGTGCGCAAGCACTACGACGACGACCAGGTCGCCGCGCTGGTCTGCCTGGTCGCGCTGATCAACGCGGCGAATCGGCTCGCCGTGATCACGCACCAGAAGGGCGGCTCGTACGAGGTGGGGAGGTTCGCGGCGGTGTCCGGCTGA
- a CDS encoding SDR family NAD(P)-dependent oxidoreductase — MKHTIVMTGASRGIGRVAAESILRRSPDTHLLVVARGSSGAQLAAELGAGGHTVSPVSADLASLATVRSAADEIRDRLERGDVPPLRGFVGNAGIQYVNALTEAPDGFEATFAVNVLANHLFVRLLQDRFVAPARIVITASDTHFGDFKHNMGMVPGPAWKSPDVLVRTGAFPKPDTQAAGRTAYSTSKLAAIYLVHEYARRLPAGIDAVAYNPGFVPGTGLTRDAGPVSRFAMRRVMPALALTPFATGRGVAGRCLADVVLGTTEAPTGSYVDRGRVDRSSQESYDPRREGELWEAVERFTSVYAAGAAPASRN; from the coding sequence ATGAAGCACACCATCGTGATGACGGGCGCGAGCCGCGGGATCGGCCGCGTCGCCGCGGAGAGCATCCTGCGCAGGTCGCCGGACACGCACCTCCTGGTCGTGGCCCGTGGCTCCTCCGGCGCACAGCTCGCCGCGGAGCTCGGCGCGGGCGGGCACACGGTCTCGCCCGTCTCGGCGGACCTCGCCTCCCTGGCCACCGTCCGCTCGGCCGCCGACGAGATCCGCGACCGGCTGGAGCGCGGTGATGTGCCGCCACTGCGCGGCTTCGTGGGCAACGCGGGCATTCAGTACGTGAACGCGTTGACCGAGGCACCCGACGGGTTCGAGGCCACCTTCGCCGTCAACGTGCTCGCCAACCACCTGTTCGTCCGCCTGCTCCAGGACCGGTTCGTCGCTCCCGCCCGGATCGTCATCACCGCCAGCGACACCCACTTCGGCGACTTCAAGCACAACATGGGCATGGTGCCCGGCCCGGCCTGGAAGTCCCCGGACGTCCTCGTCCGCACGGGCGCCTTCCCGAAGCCGGACACCCAAGCCGCCGGCCGCACCGCGTACTCGACGAGCAAGCTGGCCGCGATCTACCTGGTGCACGAGTACGCGCGCCGGCTGCCCGCCGGGATCGACGCCGTCGCCTACAACCCGGGGTTCGTCCCCGGCACCGGTCTCACCCGCGACGCGGGACCCGTCTCCCGGTTCGCGATGCGCCGCGTCATGCCGGCGCTGGCCCTCACCCCGTTTGCCACCGGCCGCGGCGTGGCGGGCCGCTGCCTCGCTGACGTCGTCCTCGGCACGACCGAGGCGCCGACCGGCTCGTACGTCGACCGCGGCCGTGTGGACCGCTCGTCGCAGGAGTCCTACGATCCGCGGCGCGAAGGCGAACTGTGGGAGGCCGTCGAGCGGTTCACCTCGGTGTACGCGGCCGGGGCGGCCCCTGCCTCCCGGAACTGA
- a CDS encoding helix-turn-helix transcriptional regulator — MASSRSGFAALLRAWRDRLSPADAGFTTTGGRRAPGLRREELAQLAGLSVDYVLRLEQGRARNPSAQVVGSLARALQVSRAERDQLYRSAGLLPPQDGTVSTHVPPGVQRLAARLGDLPIGVFTADWSLVWWNTMWSALHGDPAVLPAAERNLARALFGDGPAHASMRPVRSERGQDAFAESIVADLKDALSRYPGDARLDRLVRELRDVSDAFARLWSTRTAATQHATDRKTIRHPEIGDILLDCDVLVVPGADLRMVTYTAASGSSDAGKLELLRVTGGRTATALP, encoded by the coding sequence ATGGCTTCCTCCCGCTCCGGTTTCGCCGCACTCCTGCGCGCCTGGCGCGACCGGCTGTCCCCGGCCGACGCCGGCTTCACGACGACGGGCGGCCGTCGCGCCCCCGGACTGCGCCGCGAGGAACTCGCACAGCTGGCCGGGCTCTCCGTCGACTACGTCCTGCGCCTGGAACAGGGACGTGCGAGGAACCCCTCGGCCCAGGTCGTCGGCTCCCTCGCCCGGGCCCTCCAGGTCTCCCGCGCCGAGCGCGACCAGTTGTACCGGAGCGCCGGGCTCCTTCCGCCTCAGGACGGGACGGTCAGCACCCATGTGCCCCCGGGCGTCCAACGGCTCGCCGCGCGCCTGGGCGACCTGCCGATCGGAGTGTTCACCGCCGACTGGAGCCTGGTGTGGTGGAACACCATGTGGAGCGCCCTGCACGGCGACCCCGCCGTCCTCCCTGCCGCCGAACGGAACCTCGCCCGCGCGCTCTTCGGTGACGGCCCCGCCCATGCCTCGATGCGTCCCGTCCGGTCCGAGCGCGGACAGGACGCCTTCGCGGAGTCGATCGTCGCCGACCTCAAGGACGCCCTGTCCCGCTATCCCGGGGACGCCCGGCTCGATCGCCTCGTGCGGGAACTGCGGGACGTGTCCGATGCCTTCGCCCGTCTCTGGTCCACACGGACGGCCGCCACCCAGCACGCGACGGACCGCAAGACGATCCGGCATCCGGAGATCGGCGACATCCTGCTCGACTGCGACGTACTCGTCGTCCCCGGCGCGGACCTGCGCATGGTCACCTACACGGCGGCAAGCGGGAGCAGCGACGCGGGGAAGCTGGAACTCCTCCGCGTCACAGGTGGCCGTACCGCCACCGCGCTCCCCTGA
- a CDS encoding LacI family DNA-binding transcriptional regulator → MASIKDVAAEAGVSVATVSRALNGHPSVSPAARTRVLAAVETLGYRPNAVARSLRTDQTRTLGLVISDVMNPYFTELARSVEEEARALGYSVIIGNADERPDLQDHHVTTLLDRRIDGLLVSPTDGGSPRMLDAARAGTPMVFVDRWIPGVDVPVVRSDGRAAVRDLVAHLHGLGHRRLAIIAGPAATTTGRERVDAFREALGAYGLPLPDAYIGQGDFQADSGRRVTEGFLDLPEPPEVVFAADNLMALGALDAVRARGLRVPEDIALAAFDDIPWFVHTDPPVTAIAQPTRDLGRAAVRALVERIAGRTGESVTLPARLVVRRSCGEAPADFAQSPSPVQRSTP, encoded by the coding sequence ATGGCGAGCATCAAGGACGTTGCCGCCGAGGCGGGCGTGTCCGTCGCGACGGTCTCGCGGGCGCTCAACGGCCACCCGTCGGTCAGCCCCGCCGCACGCACCCGTGTGCTGGCCGCGGTGGAGACGCTGGGCTACCGCCCGAACGCCGTCGCCCGGTCACTGCGCACCGACCAGACCCGCACCCTCGGCCTGGTCATCAGCGACGTCATGAACCCGTACTTCACCGAGCTGGCCCGCTCCGTGGAGGAGGAGGCCCGCGCGCTCGGCTACAGCGTCATCATCGGCAACGCCGACGAACGCCCCGATCTCCAGGACCACCACGTCACCACGCTGCTCGACCGGCGGATCGACGGGCTCCTCGTCTCCCCCACCGACGGCGGTTCCCCGCGCATGCTGGACGCCGCGCGGGCCGGGACGCCGATGGTCTTCGTCGACCGGTGGATCCCCGGCGTGGACGTGCCCGTCGTCAGGTCGGACGGGCGGGCGGCCGTACGGGATCTCGTCGCGCACCTGCACGGGCTCGGGCACCGCAGGCTCGCGATCATCGCCGGGCCCGCCGCCACGACCACCGGACGCGAGCGCGTCGACGCCTTCCGCGAGGCGCTGGGCGCGTACGGGCTCCCCCTCCCCGACGCCTACATCGGCCAGGGCGACTTCCAGGCCGACAGCGGACGCCGGGTCACCGAGGGCTTCCTCGACCTGCCCGAGCCGCCCGAGGTGGTCTTCGCCGCCGACAACCTGATGGCGCTCGGCGCGCTGGACGCCGTACGGGCACGCGGGCTGCGGGTCCCCGAGGACATCGCGCTCGCCGCGTTCGACGACATCCCCTGGTTCGTCCACACCGATCCGCCGGTCACCGCGATCGCCCAGCCCACCCGGGACCTCGGGCGGGCCGCCGTGCGCGCCCTGGTCGAGCGGATCGCCGGGCGGACCGGCGAGTCCGTCACCCTTCCGGCGCGACTCGTCGTACGCCGCTCGTGCGGCGAGGCCCCCGCCGACTTCGCACAGTCCCCCTCCCCCGTACAAAGGAGTACGCCGTGA
- a CDS encoding sugar ABC transporter ATP-binding protein: MSSRSPDELLRIEGIRKTFPGVVALDSVDFDLRRGEVHVLLGENGAGKSTLIKMLSGAYTPDAGRILAGGEEVRIHGAQDSERLGIATIYQEFNLVPDLTVAENIFLGRQPRRLGMIDRKRMEADAEVLLKRVGVHVSPRARVRELGIARLQMVEIAKALSLNARVLIMDEPTAVLTSEEVEKLFAIVRRLREDGVGIVFITHHLEEIAALGDRVTVIRDGRSVGQVPAATPEDELVRLMVGRSIEQQYPRERTDAGEPLLKVEGLTRDGVFHDVGFEVRAGEVVGIAGLVGAGRTEVVRAVFGADPYDAGTVHVAGAPLRRHDVNAAMAAGIGLVPEDRKGQGLVLDASVEENLGLVTLRSSARAGLVDLKGQHTAAERIAGQLGVRMAGLGQHVRTLSGGNQQKVVIGKWLLANTKVLILDEPTRGIDVGAKVEIYQLINELTAAGAAVLMISSDLPEVLGMSDRVVVMAQGRVAGELPADEATQDAVMALAVSTHPSDSSHPSDTSHTNGTDGTEASRGH, encoded by the coding sequence GTGAGCAGCCGCAGTCCGGACGAGTTGCTGCGCATCGAGGGCATCCGCAAGACCTTCCCCGGCGTGGTCGCGCTCGACAGCGTCGACTTCGACCTGCGCCGGGGCGAGGTCCACGTGCTCCTCGGTGAGAACGGCGCGGGCAAGAGCACCCTCATCAAGATGCTCTCCGGCGCCTACACGCCCGACGCCGGGCGGATCCTGGCCGGCGGCGAGGAGGTGCGCATCCACGGTGCGCAGGACTCCGAGCGCCTCGGGATCGCCACGATCTACCAGGAGTTCAACCTCGTCCCCGATCTGACGGTGGCCGAGAACATCTTCCTGGGCCGCCAGCCGCGCCGGCTCGGCATGATCGACCGGAAGAGGATGGAAGCCGACGCCGAGGTGCTGCTGAAGCGGGTCGGGGTCCACGTGTCCCCCCGCGCGCGGGTGCGTGAACTCGGCATCGCCCGGCTCCAGATGGTCGAGATCGCCAAGGCCCTCAGCCTGAACGCGCGCGTGCTCATCATGGACGAGCCGACCGCCGTGCTGACCTCCGAGGAGGTCGAGAAGCTGTTCGCCATCGTGCGGCGGCTGCGCGAGGACGGCGTCGGAATCGTCTTCATCACCCACCACCTGGAGGAGATCGCCGCGCTCGGCGACCGGGTCACCGTGATCCGGGACGGCAGGAGCGTCGGGCAGGTGCCCGCCGCCACGCCGGAGGACGAGCTGGTCCGGCTCATGGTCGGACGGTCGATCGAGCAGCAGTACCCGCGCGAGCGCACCGACGCCGGTGAGCCCCTGCTCAAGGTGGAGGGGCTGACCAGGGACGGGGTCTTCCACGACGTCGGCTTCGAGGTGCGGGCCGGTGAGGTCGTCGGCATCGCGGGGCTGGTCGGGGCCGGGCGTACGGAGGTGGTGCGGGCGGTGTTCGGCGCCGATCCGTACGACGCCGGGACCGTGCACGTCGCGGGAGCCCCGCTGCGGCGGCACGACGTGAACGCCGCCATGGCGGCCGGGATCGGGCTCGTGCCCGAGGACCGCAAGGGGCAGGGGCTCGTCCTCGACGCCTCCGTGGAGGAGAACCTCGGGCTCGTCACGCTCCGGTCCAGTGCCCGCGCCGGGCTCGTCGACCTCAAGGGGCAGCACACGGCGGCCGAGCGGATCGCCGGGCAGCTCGGCGTGCGGATGGCCGGGCTCGGGCAGCACGTGCGCACCCTGTCCGGCGGCAACCAGCAGAAGGTCGTCATCGGCAAGTGGCTGCTGGCGAACACCAAGGTGCTGATCCTCGACGAGCCGACGCGCGGCATCGACGTCGGCGCCAAGGTCGAGATCTACCAGCTCATCAACGAACTGACCGCCGCGGGCGCCGCCGTGCTCATGATCTCCAGCGATCTGCCGGAGGTCCTCGGCATGAGCGACCGCGTCGTCGTCATGGCGCAGGGGCGCGTCGCGGGTGAACTCCCCGCCGACGAGGCCACCCAGGACGCCGTGATGGCGCTCGCCGTCAGCACGCACCCCAGCGACTCCTCACACCCCAGCGACACCTCGCACACCAACGGAACGGACGGAACGGAGGCCTCCCGTGGCCACTGA
- a CDS encoding ABC transporter permease/substrate-binding protein, which produces MATDTLKGKPGARGGATGGLRRLLLDNGALTALIVLVIAMSALSGDFLTADNLLNVGVQAAVTAILAFGVTFVIVSAGIDLSVGSVAALSATVLAWSATEAGIPVVLAVLLSIATGIACGLVNGFLISYGKLPPFIATLAMLSVGRGLSLVISQGSPIAFPDSVSHLGDTLGGWLPVPVLVMIVMGLITAFVLGRTYIGRSMYAIGGNEEAARLSGLRVKRQKLAIYAFSGLFAAAAGIVLASRLSSAQPQAAQGYELDAIAAVVIGGASLAGGTGKASGTLIGALILAVLRNGLNLLSVSAFWQQVVIGVVIALAVLFDTLRRKAGAVTPAAGAGGGGKGKQALTYVIAAVVAVAVVGATSLLHSGSSDGKSQKIGLSLSTLNNPFFVQIRNGAEEEAKKLGVDLTVTDAQNDASQQANQLQNFVSGGLSAIVVNPVDSDAAGPSVRSANKDDIPVVAVDRGVNKAETSALVASDNVEGGQLGAKALAEKLGGKGTIVILQGQAGTSASRERGAGFAAGLKQYPGIKVVAKQPADFDRTKGLDVMTNLLQAHPDVDGVFAENDEMALGAIKALGSKAGTSVQVVGFDGTPDGLKAVQDGTLFASVAQQPKELGRIAVQNALRAAEDKKVEQTVKVPVKVVTKENVAGFEG; this is translated from the coding sequence GTGGCCACTGACACGCTCAAGGGCAAGCCGGGCGCGCGGGGCGGCGCCACGGGCGGTCTGCGCCGCCTGCTGCTCGACAACGGCGCGCTGACCGCGCTGATCGTCCTCGTCATCGCCATGTCGGCGCTGTCCGGGGACTTCCTGACCGCGGACAACCTCCTCAACGTCGGCGTCCAGGCCGCCGTCACCGCGATCCTCGCGTTCGGCGTCACCTTCGTCATCGTCTCGGCGGGCATCGACCTCTCGGTCGGTTCGGTCGCCGCGCTGTCGGCCACCGTGCTGGCGTGGAGCGCCACCGAGGCCGGGATTCCGGTCGTGCTGGCGGTCCTGCTGTCCATCGCGACGGGCATCGCCTGCGGCCTGGTCAACGGCTTCCTGATCTCGTACGGGAAGCTGCCGCCGTTCATCGCGACGCTGGCCATGCTGTCGGTGGGGCGCGGTCTGTCGCTGGTCATCTCGCAGGGTTCGCCGATCGCCTTCCCGGACTCGGTCTCCCACCTCGGCGACACGCTCGGCGGATGGCTGCCGGTGCCGGTGCTCGTGATGATCGTGATGGGTCTGATCACGGCGTTCGTCCTCGGACGGACCTACATCGGCCGCTCCATGTACGCCATCGGCGGCAACGAGGAGGCCGCGCGGCTGTCCGGGCTGCGGGTGAAGCGCCAGAAGCTCGCCATCTACGCCTTCTCCGGCCTGTTCGCCGCCGCCGCGGGCATCGTGCTCGCCTCCCGGCTCTCCTCCGCGCAGCCGCAGGCCGCGCAGGGCTACGAGCTGGACGCCATCGCCGCCGTCGTCATCGGCGGTGCCTCGCTGGCGGGCGGCACCGGCAAGGCGTCGGGCACGCTGATCGGCGCGCTGATCCTCGCGGTGCTGCGCAACGGCCTGAACCTGCTGTCCGTCTCCGCGTTCTGGCAGCAGGTCGTCATCGGTGTCGTCATCGCGCTGGCGGTGCTCTTCGACACGCTGCGCCGCAAGGCGGGCGCCGTCACCCCGGCCGCCGGGGCCGGCGGGGGCGGCAAGGGCAAGCAGGCGTTGACGTACGTGATCGCGGCGGTCGTGGCCGTCGCCGTGGTCGGCGCGACCTCGCTGCTGCACAGCGGCTCCTCGGACGGCAAGAGCCAGAAGATAGGGCTGTCGCTGTCCACGCTGAACAACCCGTTCTTCGTGCAGATCAGGAACGGCGCGGAGGAGGAGGCGAAGAAGCTGGGTGTGGACCTGACGGTCACGGACGCCCAGAACGACGCCTCCCAGCAGGCCAACCAGTTGCAGAACTTCGTCAGCGGCGGCCTGTCCGCGATCGTCGTCAACCCGGTGGACTCCGACGCGGCCGGTCCCTCGGTGCGCTCGGCGAACAAGGACGACATCCCCGTCGTCGCCGTGGACCGCGGCGTCAACAAGGCGGAGACGTCCGCGCTGGTCGCCTCCGACAACGTCGAGGGCGGGCAGTTGGGCGCCAAGGCGCTCGCCGAGAAGCTCGGCGGCAAGGGCACCATCGTCATCCTCCAGGGCCAGGCCGGCACCTCCGCCAGCCGGGAGCGCGGGGCGGGCTTCGCGGCCGGGCTCAAGCAGTACCCGGGCATCAAGGTCGTCGCCAAGCAGCCCGCGGACTTCGACCGCACCAAGGGCCTGGACGTGATGACCAACCTGCTCCAGGCGCACCCGGACGTCGACGGCGTCTTCGCGGAGAACGACGAGATGGCGCTGGGCGCGATCAAGGCGCTGGGTTCCAAGGCCGGCACGTCGGTCCAGGTCGTCGGCTTCGACGGCACGCCGGACGGGCTGAAGGCGGTCCAGGACGGCACGTTGTTCGCGTCGGTGGCGCAGCAGCCGAAGGAACTGGGCAGGATCGCCGTACAGAACGCGCTGCGGGCGGCCGAGGACAAGAAGGTGGAGCAGACGGTGAAGGTGCCGGTGAAGGTCGTCACCAAGGAGAACGTGGCCGGCTTCGAGGGCTGA
- a CDS encoding ribokinase, with the protein MYDYNLLVVGSANADLVIGVERRPGAGETVLGSDLAVHPGGKGANQAVAAARLGARTALLARVGDDDYGRLLLHSQRTAGVDTVGVLVGGAPTGVALITVDPSGDNSIVVSPGANGRLAPGDVRAAASLFHASRVVSTQLEIPLETVVEVVRSLAPDSRFVLNPSPPRPLPREVLAACDPLIVNEHEAKVILGDACVSERPEDWAALLLAKGPRSVVVTLGAEGALVASAATGVTRVPSVKVDAVDTTGAGDAFTAALAWRLGTGESLAGAAAYAARVGAAAVTKAGAQASYPTAAEAGALEAKAPEGGALEGGAL; encoded by the coding sequence ATGTACGACTACAACCTCCTGGTCGTGGGGTCGGCCAACGCCGACCTGGTGATCGGCGTCGAACGGCGGCCGGGGGCGGGCGAGACGGTGCTCGGCTCCGACCTGGCCGTCCACCCGGGCGGCAAGGGCGCGAACCAGGCGGTGGCCGCCGCCCGGCTCGGCGCCCGTACGGCCCTGCTGGCCCGGGTCGGCGACGACGACTACGGGCGGCTGCTGCTCCACTCGCAGCGGACGGCCGGCGTCGACACGGTCGGTGTCCTGGTGGGCGGCGCCCCGACGGGCGTCGCGCTGATCACCGTCGACCCGTCGGGGGACAACAGCATCGTGGTCTCGCCGGGCGCCAACGGTCGTCTGGCCCCGGGGGACGTGCGCGCGGCGGCCAGCCTCTTCCACGCCTCCCGGGTCGTCTCCACGCAGTTGGAGATCCCGCTGGAGACGGTCGTGGAGGTGGTCCGGAGCCTGGCGCCGGACAGCCGCTTCGTGCTCAACCCGTCACCGCCGCGGCCCCTCCCGCGGGAGGTGCTGGCCGCCTGCGACCCGCTGATCGTCAACGAGCACGAGGCGAAGGTGATCCTCGGCGACGCGTGCGTGAGCGAGCGCCCCGAGGACTGGGCCGCGCTGCTGCTGGCCAAGGGGCCCCGCTCGGTGGTCGTGACGCTGGGCGCGGAGGGCGCGCTGGTGGCGTCGGCGGCCACGGGTGTGACCCGGGTGCCGTCCGTGAAGGTCGACGCCGTGGACACGACGGGCGCGGGAGACGCGTTCACCGCGGCGCTGGCCTGGCGGCTCGGCACGGGCGAGTCGCTCGCCGGGGCCGCGGCGTACGCCGCCCGGGTCGGCGCGGCGGCGGTCACGAAGGCGGGAGCGCAGGCGTCGTACCCGACGGCTGCGGAGGCCGGGGCACTGGAGGCCAAGGCGCCGGAGGGCGGGGCACTGGAGGGCGGGGCGCTGTGA
- the rbsD gene encoding D-ribose pyranase yields MKKAGILNRHLAGALAELGHGDGVLVCDAGMPIPDGPRVVDLAFRAGVPTFAEVVDGLLAELVVEGATAATEVRTANPQATALLDGHFPALELVPHERLKELSADARLIVRTGEARPYANVLLRCGVFF; encoded by the coding sequence GTGAAGAAGGCCGGAATACTCAACCGCCACCTCGCCGGTGCCCTCGCCGAACTGGGCCACGGCGACGGCGTCCTGGTCTGCGACGCGGGCATGCCCATCCCGGACGGCCCGCGCGTCGTCGACCTGGCCTTCCGCGCGGGGGTGCCGACCTTCGCGGAGGTGGTGGACGGCCTGCTCGCCGAGCTGGTCGTCGAGGGCGCGACGGCGGCGACGGAGGTCCGCACCGCCAACCCGCAGGCCACGGCGCTGCTCGACGGGCACTTCCCCGCGCTCGAACTCGTCCCGCACGAGCGGCTGAAGGAACTGTCGGCGGACGCCCGCCTGATCGTCCGCACCGGGGAGGCCCGGCCGTACGCGAACGTCCTGCTGCGGTGCGGGGTCTTCTTCTGA
- a CDS encoding sugar phosphate isomerase/epimerase family protein, whose amino-acid sequence MSDPDLTRFSINQMTVKQLSLPELTAACRETGIGNVGLWREPVQAYGVEAAAKLVREAGLRVTTLCRGGFLTAVDPGERARALADNRRAVDEAATLGTDTLVLVSGGLPPGDKDLRAARERIADALAELGPYAERHGVRLAIEPLHPMYASDRCVVSTLTQALDLAERFPAHQVGVTVDTYHIWWDDQAPAQIARAGAGGRIHTFQLADWTTPLPEGVLNGRGQIGDGAIDMREWTAYVETAGYTGPIEVELFNEGLWARDGREVLAETAARFAEHAA is encoded by the coding sequence GTGAGCGATCCCGACCTGACCCGCTTCAGCATCAACCAGATGACGGTCAAGCAGCTCTCGCTGCCCGAACTGACCGCCGCCTGCCGCGAGACGGGCATCGGCAACGTCGGCCTGTGGCGCGAGCCGGTCCAGGCGTACGGCGTCGAGGCGGCGGCGAAGCTGGTCCGCGAGGCGGGCCTGCGGGTCACCACCCTGTGCCGGGGCGGCTTCCTCACCGCCGTCGACCCCGGCGAACGCGCCCGCGCCCTCGCCGACAACCGCCGCGCCGTCGACGAGGCCGCCACCCTCGGCACCGACACCCTGGTCCTCGTCTCCGGCGGCCTGCCGCCCGGCGACAAGGACCTGCGCGCCGCCCGCGAACGCATCGCCGACGCGCTGGCGGAGCTGGGCCCCTACGCCGAACGGCACGGCGTACGCCTCGCCATCGAACCGCTGCACCCCATGTACGCCTCCGACCGCTGCGTGGTCTCCACCCTCACCCAGGCCCTGGACCTCGCCGAACGCTTCCCGGCCCACCAGGTCGGCGTCACCGTCGACACGTACCACATCTGGTGGGACGACCAGGCGCCGGCGCAGATCGCCCGGGCCGGCGCGGGCGGCCGCATCCACACCTTCCAGCTCGCCGACTGGACCACCCCCCTGCCCGAGGGCGTCCTCAACGGCCGCGGCCAGATCGGCGACGGCGCGATCGACATGCGCGAGTGGACGGCGTACGTCGAGACGGCCGGATACACCGGCCCGATCGAGGTCGAACTCTTCAACGAGGGGCTGTGGGCGCGCGACGGCCGCGAGGTACTGGCGGAAACGGCGGCCCGGTTCGCGGAGCACGCGGCGTAG
- a CDS encoding dihydrodipicolinate synthase family protein: MTLHLPNPDGTLRAHEPRTAPPAASGGGRGSAFTSRTVFSAAHVVADPYADTTPDGPAAVDWDATLAFRRHLWSHGLGVAEAMDTAQRGMGLDWPTAAELIRRSAAEARSAGGRIACGVGTDQLTATATTTLAEVRTAYEEQLAVAEESGAQAILMASRALAATAKTPDDYLEVYGHLLRQAAEPVILHWLGPMFDPALDGYWGSSDLDAATDTFLEVIAAHPDKVDGIKVSLLDARREIDLRRRLPQGVRCYTGDDFNYPELIAGDDQGFSHALLGIFDPLGPLAAEAVRVLDTGDTDGFRALLDPTVELSRHLFRAPTRFYKTGVVFLAWLSGHQSHFTMVGGLQSARSLPHLVRAYELADGLGLFPDPRLAQERMRNLLSLYGVNQ; this comes from the coding sequence GTGACCCTCCACCTGCCGAACCCCGACGGCACCCTGCGCGCCCACGAACCCCGTACCGCGCCCCCGGCCGCTTCGGGAGGCGGCCGGGGAAGCGCTTTCACCTCCCGTACGGTCTTCTCCGCCGCGCACGTCGTCGCCGACCCGTACGCCGACACCACCCCCGACGGGCCCGCCGCCGTCGACTGGGACGCCACCCTCGCCTTCCGCCGCCACCTGTGGTCCCACGGTCTCGGCGTCGCCGAGGCGATGGACACCGCGCAGCGCGGCATGGGCCTGGACTGGCCCACGGCGGCCGAACTGATCCGCCGCTCCGCCGCCGAGGCGAGGTCGGCCGGCGGCCGCATCGCCTGCGGCGTGGGCACGGACCAGCTGACCGCGACGGCCACCACCACCCTCGCGGAGGTCCGGACGGCGTACGAGGAGCAACTGGCCGTCGCGGAGGAGTCGGGCGCCCAGGCCATCCTGATGGCCTCACGCGCCCTCGCCGCGACCGCGAAGACCCCGGACGACTACCTGGAGGTCTACGGCCACCTCCTGCGCCAGGCCGCCGAACCGGTGATCCTGCACTGGCTGGGCCCGATGTTCGACCCGGCCCTGGACGGCTACTGGGGCTCGTCCGACCTCGACGCGGCGACGGACACCTTCCTGGAGGTCATCGCCGCCCACCCCGACAAGGTCGACGGCATCAAGGTCTCCCTGCTGGACGCCCGGCGCGAGATCGACCTGCGCCGCCGCCTGCCCCAGGGCGTGCGCTGCTACACCGGCGACGACTTCAACTACCCCGAGCTGATCGCGGGCGACGACCAGGGCTTCAGCCACGCCCTGCTCGGCATCTTCGACCCGCTGGGCCCGCTGGCCGCGGAGGCGGTGCGGGTGCTGGACACGGGGGACACGGACGGCTTCCGGGCCCTGCTCGACCCCACCGTCGAACTCTCCCGCCACCTCTTCCGGGCCCCCACCCGCTTCTACAAGACGGGTGTGGTCTTCCTGGCCTGGCTGTCCGGCCACCAGAGCCACTTCACGATGGTCGGCGGCCTCCAGTCGGCCCGCTCCCTGCCGCACCTCGTCCGCGCCTACGAACTCGCCGACGGCCTCGGCCTGTTCCCGGACCCGCGGCTCGCGCAGGAGCGCATGCGCAACCTGCTGAGCCTGTACGGAGTGAACCAGTGA